One window from the genome of Saccopteryx leptura isolate mSacLep1 unplaced genomic scaffold, mSacLep1_pri_phased_curated manual_scaffold_125, whole genome shotgun sequence encodes:
- the LOC136387144 gene encoding LOW QUALITY PROTEIN: keratin, type II cytoskeletal 8-like (The sequence of the model RefSeq protein was modified relative to this genomic sequence to represent the inferred CDS: inserted 2 bases in 1 codon; deleted 1 base in 1 codon): MNKVELESRLEGLTDEINFYRQLYEEEIRELQSQISDTSVVLSMDNNAXSGLHGIIAEVKAQYEEIANRNRAEAETMYQIKYEELQTLAGKHGDDLRRTKTEISEMNRNISRLQAEIEGLKGQRASLEAAIADAEQRGELAIKDAQAKVAELEAALRNAKQDMARQLREYQELMNVKLALDVEIATYRKLLEGEESRLEAGYRT, from the exons ATGAACAAGGTAGAGCTGGAGTCCCGCCTGGAAGGGCTGACTGATGAGATCAACTTCTACAGGCAGCTGTATGAAGAG GAGATTCGTGAGCTGCAGTCCCAAATCTCTGACACATCTGTGGTGCTGTCCATGGACAACAACGC CTCTGGACTGCATGGCATCATTGCCGAGGTCAAAGCCCAGTATGAGGAGATTGCCAACCGCAACCGggctgaggcggagaccatgtaCCAGATCAAG TATGAGGAACTGCAGACGCTGGCTGGGAAGCATGGGGATGACCTCCGTCGCACGAAGACAGAGATTTCTGAGATG AACCGGAACATCAGCCGACTCCAGGCTGAGATTGAGGGCCTCAAAGGCCAG AGGGCTTCCCTGGAGGCCGCCATCGCTGATGCTGAGCAGCGTGGGGAGCTGGCCATCAAGGATGCTCAGGCCAAGGTGGCTGAGCTGGAAGCTGCTCTGCGAAACGCCAAGCAGGACATGGCCCGGCAGCTGCGTGAGTACCAGGAGCTCATGAATGTCAAGCTGGCTCTGGATGTGGAGATTGCCACTTACCGCAAGCTGCTGGAGGGCGAGGAGAGCCG GCTGGAGGCTGGATACAGAACATGA